A DNA window from Engystomops pustulosus chromosome 6, aEngPut4.maternal, whole genome shotgun sequence contains the following coding sequences:
- the RNF222 gene encoding RING finger protein 222 isoform X1, protein MRKVTKTPCSHYEPSCLLLLSDSPQGEEDAQEEDRPLTLRDHSQKILTAMSDEESCKETPANECPVCYEGLQNPNISERRLSCGHAFCHDCLVKYLMTAKKEGSIKKNIICPLCRYVTFLSRRGLILPPNTGELNQIIEVPHSPSCLSHSSIVGNPNTLVIPIPETTGSNSPQDLCRCTCSGDASPDLISHTCGSQVFIISDQGQPMESGEEVVPTNTETHLVDARVNCCRSPSLIMILLLIFLVAVLAAVLPWILLVKKT, encoded by the exons ATGAGGAAAGTGACGAAAACACCCTGTTCCCATTATGAACCATCTTGTCTTCTTCTGCTTTCAGATTCTCCCCAAGGAGAAGAAGACGCTCAGGAGGAGGACAGACCTTTGACTCTCCGGGACCACAGCCA GAAAATATTGACAGCCATGTCGGATGAAGAAAGCTGCAAGGAGACCCCTGCAAATGAGTGTCCAGTGTGCTACGAGGGTCTACAGAACCCCAATATCTCTGAGCGGAGACTGAGCTGTGGTCATGCCTTCTGTCACGATTGCCTTGTGAAGTATCTCATGACGGCCAAAAAAGAGGGTTCCATAAAGAAGAACATCATATGTCCCCTATGCCGCTATGTGACGTTCCTCAGCAGGAGGGgactcattttaccaccaaacacTGGAGAACTCAATCAGATTATTGAAGTTCCTCATAGTCCTTCATGTCTGTCACATTCTTCTATCGTGGGGAACCCCAACACTTTGGTTATACCCATTCCTGAAACAACTGGGTCAAATAGTCCTCAAGACCTTTGTAGGTGCACATGTTCTGGTGATGCCAGCCCAGATCTAATAAGTCATACATGCGGCTCTCAAGTCTTTATTATCAGTGATCAGGGCCAACCCATGGAAAGCGGTGAGGAAGTGGTCCCCACCAACACCGAAACACACCTTGTAGATGCCAGGGTTAACTGTTGCCGCTCTCCATCTTTGATAATGATCTTACTACTTATATTTCTTGTAGCTGTCTTGGCAGCAGTTCTTCCATGGATATTGTTGGtcaaaaaaacatga
- the RNF222 gene encoding RING finger protein 222 isoform X2 has product MSDEESCKETPANECPVCYEGLQNPNISERRLSCGHAFCHDCLVKYLMTAKKEGSIKKNIICPLCRYVTFLSRRGLILPPNTGELNQIIEVPHSPSCLSHSSIVGNPNTLVIPIPETTGSNSPQDLCRCTCSGDASPDLISHTCGSQVFIISDQGQPMESGEEVVPTNTETHLVDARVNCCRSPSLIMILLLIFLVAVLAAVLPWILLVKKT; this is encoded by the coding sequence ATGTCGGATGAAGAAAGCTGCAAGGAGACCCCTGCAAATGAGTGTCCAGTGTGCTACGAGGGTCTACAGAACCCCAATATCTCTGAGCGGAGACTGAGCTGTGGTCATGCCTTCTGTCACGATTGCCTTGTGAAGTATCTCATGACGGCCAAAAAAGAGGGTTCCATAAAGAAGAACATCATATGTCCCCTATGCCGCTATGTGACGTTCCTCAGCAGGAGGGgactcattttaccaccaaacacTGGAGAACTCAATCAGATTATTGAAGTTCCTCATAGTCCTTCATGTCTGTCACATTCTTCTATCGTGGGGAACCCCAACACTTTGGTTATACCCATTCCTGAAACAACTGGGTCAAATAGTCCTCAAGACCTTTGTAGGTGCACATGTTCTGGTGATGCCAGCCCAGATCTAATAAGTCATACATGCGGCTCTCAAGTCTTTATTATCAGTGATCAGGGCCAACCCATGGAAAGCGGTGAGGAAGTGGTCCCCACCAACACCGAAACACACCTTGTAGATGCCAGGGTTAACTGTTGCCGCTCTCCATCTTTGATAATGATCTTACTACTTATATTTCTTGTAGCTGTCTTGGCAGCAGTTCTTCCATGGATATTGTTGGtcaaaaaaacatga